A stretch of the Streptomyces venezuelae genome encodes the following:
- a CDS encoding PP2C family protein-serine/threonine phosphatase, protein MTVPVPRQRDIPAAESGQPGAPPQPLTLLVIQDDPGGGLSVPEILDADGQRIRIRTARNLTEAARLLTQDVHCILLDLSLPGSAARAVGTAGGPAGPVAAARTVTAVEPGTDELATLRQVLRIAPRHAVLVLTAEADADRAAEAVRVGAQDFLFRDELDGRLLSRAIRYAVERKRADIAQYKLAESRLRAQENARLERGLLPTPLLEGADLRFAARYRPGRSRALLGGDFYDAVRTPDGTVHAMIGDVCGHGPDEAALGVELRIAWRALTLAGLCGDDLLATLQEVIEVERPCEEIFATLCTVDISPDGRRAGLCLAGHPAPLITRPGRPATLLPYEDSGPALGLLPRARWPRRQVELGGTWSLMLYTDGLIEGRIGDGRERLGQDGMVEMINRHLERGLRGEGLLEAAVTEARRLNGGELTDDVAVVLLDRAG, encoded by the coding sequence ATGACCGTACCCGTACCGCGGCAGAGGGACATCCCCGCCGCGGAGAGCGGTCAGCCCGGCGCACCTCCGCAGCCGCTGACGCTGCTGGTGATCCAGGACGACCCCGGCGGCGGCCTCTCGGTTCCCGAGATCCTCGACGCCGACGGCCAGCGGATCCGCATCCGCACCGCCCGCAACCTCACCGAGGCCGCCCGGCTGCTCACCCAGGACGTGCACTGCATCCTGCTCGACCTGAGCCTGCCCGGCAGCGCCGCCCGCGCGGTCGGCACGGCCGGCGGCCCCGCGGGCCCGGTCGCCGCCGCCCGTACCGTCACGGCGGTGGAGCCCGGCACGGACGAGCTCGCCACCCTCCGGCAGGTGCTCCGGATCGCCCCGCGGCACGCCGTCCTCGTCCTGACCGCCGAGGCGGACGCGGACCGGGCCGCCGAGGCGGTCCGGGTCGGCGCCCAGGACTTCCTCTTCCGGGACGAGCTGGACGGCCGGCTGCTCAGCCGCGCCATCCGGTACGCGGTGGAACGCAAACGGGCCGACATCGCCCAGTACAAGCTCGCCGAATCCCGGCTCCGGGCCCAGGAGAACGCCCGGCTCGAACGCGGCCTGCTCCCCACCCCGCTGCTCGAAGGCGCCGACCTCCGGTTCGCCGCCCGCTACCGGCCCGGCCGCAGCCGCGCCCTGCTGGGCGGGGACTTCTACGACGCCGTCCGCACCCCCGACGGCACGGTGCACGCGATGATCGGCGACGTCTGCGGGCACGGCCCGGACGAGGCCGCCCTCGGCGTGGAGCTGCGCATCGCCTGGCGCGCGCTGACCCTCGCGGGCCTGTGCGGGGACGACCTGCTGGCCACCCTCCAGGAAGTGATCGAGGTCGAGCGCCCCTGCGAGGAGATCTTCGCGACGCTCTGCACGGTGGACATCTCCCCCGACGGCCGCCGCGCCGGGCTGTGCCTGGCCGGCCACCCCGCCCCGCTGATAACCCGGCCGGGCAGACCGGCGACGCTGCTGCCGTACGAGGACAGCGGCCCGGCACTCGGACTGCTGCCGCGCGCCCGCTGGCCCCGCCGCCAGGTGGAGCTGGGCGGCACCTGGAGCCTGATGCTCTACACCGACGGCCTGATCGAGGGCCGTATCGGGGACGGGCGGGAACGGCTCGGGCAGGACGGAATGGTCGAGATGATCAACCGGCACCTGGAGCGCGGCCTGCGCGGCGAGGGGCTGCTGGAGGCAGCCGTCACCGAAGCCCGCCGCCTGAACGGCGGCGAGCTCACCGACGACGTCGCCGTCGTCCTCCTGGACCGCGCGGGGTAG
- a CDS encoding DUF2516 family protein: protein MLIQGFDSVVALLGLAMLVLAVVAFVFALLAREDAYRAADKQTKTFWLVILGITVVVDLFLGMLFLQIAGLIASIVFMVDVKPALKRVSGGGRRGSSSDGPYGPYNGNR, encoded by the coding sequence ATGTTGATTCAGGGGTTCGATTCCGTCGTGGCGCTGCTCGGGCTCGCCATGCTGGTGCTGGCCGTCGTCGCCTTCGTCTTCGCGCTGTTGGCGCGCGAGGACGCCTACCGGGCCGCCGACAAGCAGACCAAGACGTTCTGGCTGGTGATCCTCGGGATCACGGTGGTGGTCGACCTGTTCCTGGGAATGCTGTTCCTGCAGATCGCCGGGCTCATCGCCTCGATCGTGTTCATGGTCGACGTGAAGCCCGCGCTGAAGCGGGTGTCCGGCGGCGGGCGCCGCGGCAGCAGCAGCGACGGGCCGTACGGGCCCTACAACGGCAACCGCTAG
- a CDS encoding helix-turn-helix domain-containing protein: MASLNVGNLGEYLREQRRQAQLSLRQLADAAGVSNPYLSQIERGLRKPSADILQQLAKALRISAETLYVQAGILDERDRDEVETRAVILGDPSINERQKQVLLQIYESFRKENALSEGEPPADEVPSTK; this comes from the coding sequence ATGGCATCCCTCAATGTCGGGAATCTCGGCGAGTACCTGCGCGAGCAGCGCCGCCAGGCGCAGCTCTCGTTGCGGCAGCTGGCCGATGCGGCAGGGGTGTCGAATCCGTATCTCAGTCAGATCGAGCGCGGGCTGCGCAAGCCGAGCGCGGACATCCTGCAGCAGCTGGCCAAGGCACTGCGGATCTCCGCGGAGACCCTGTACGTGCAGGCCGGGATCCTCGACGAGCGGGACCGGGACGAGGTCGAGACACGGGCCGTCATTCTGGGCGACCCGTCCATCAACGAGCGGCAGAAGCAGGTGCTGCTGCAGATCTACGAATCGTTCCGCAAGGAGAACGCGCTCAGCGAGGGCGAGCCCCCCGCTGACGAGGTGCCGTCCACGAAGTGA
- a CDS encoding putative protein N(5)-glutamine methyltransferase, which translates to MAATAANAGWVVDTLRAAGCVFAEEEAELLLGAAAEGADLARMVELRAVGHPLEHVVGWAEFCGLRMAVGQGAFVPRRRTEFLVQQAAALARPGAVVVDLCCGVGAVGAAVAAAVPGTELHAADIDPVALGYARRNVAPYGGRVHEGDLYAALPAALRGRISLLVVNAPYVPTDSIALLPPEARDHEPRAALDGGPDGLSVQRRVAEGALSWLAGGGHLLIETSTRQSPATASAMTSAGLTVRADSSEEWSATVITGRRPLT; encoded by the coding sequence GTGGCAGCAACTGCGGCGAACGCCGGCTGGGTGGTGGACACGCTCCGCGCGGCGGGCTGCGTGTTCGCGGAGGAGGAGGCCGAACTGCTGCTGGGCGCGGCGGCGGAGGGCGCGGACCTGGCGCGGATGGTGGAACTCCGGGCGGTCGGCCATCCCTTGGAGCATGTGGTGGGCTGGGCGGAGTTCTGCGGACTGCGGATGGCGGTCGGCCAGGGCGCCTTCGTGCCGCGCCGGCGCACCGAGTTCCTGGTGCAGCAGGCGGCGGCGCTGGCCCGCCCCGGTGCGGTGGTGGTGGACCTGTGCTGCGGGGTGGGCGCGGTGGGCGCGGCGGTGGCCGCGGCCGTGCCCGGCACGGAGCTGCACGCGGCGGACATCGACCCGGTGGCGCTGGGCTACGCCCGGCGCAATGTCGCCCCGTACGGCGGCCGGGTGCACGAGGGCGACCTCTATGCGGCCCTCCCGGCCGCCCTGCGCGGCCGGATCTCCCTGCTGGTGGTGAACGCCCCGTACGTCCCTACGGACTCCATCGCCCTGCTCCCGCCGGAAGCCCGCGACCACGAGCCCCGTGCGGCCCTGGACGGCGGCCCGGACGGTCTGTCGGTGCAGCGCCGGGTGGCCGAGGGGGCCCTGTCGTGGCTGGCCGGGGGCGGGCACCTGCTGATCGAGACGAGCACCCGCCAGTCCCCGGCAACCGCCTCGGCCATGACCTCGGCGGGCCTCACGGTCCGCGCGGACTCCTCGGAGGAATGGTCGGCCACGGTCATCACGGGCCGCCGGCCGCTGACCTGA
- the sigJ gene encoding RNA polymerase sigma factor SigJ: protein MTNEFGAGVDDRDRDFLAARFEERRSHLRAVAYRMLGSLSEAEDAVQEAWFRLDRTSTREVENLGGWLTTVVARVCLDQLRVRRARREEPLGVRVPEPILSPPEGLDPEQEVLLADSVGLALLVVLEQLAPAERLSFVLHDMFGVPFDEIAPIVERSPAAARQLASRARRRVQGAAPVPDTDLIRQRRVVGAFLSASRSGDFEELLTVLDPEVVLRVDLGEAGGGASRLVRGAAAVARQALTFQRLSPYARPALVNGAPGVVTMPEGKPVALMGFTVSGGRIVAIDVLADPARLERLDVTVLED, encoded by the coding sequence ATGACCAACGAATTCGGCGCAGGCGTTGACGACCGGGACCGGGATTTCCTGGCGGCCCGTTTCGAGGAGCGGCGGTCCCATCTGCGGGCGGTCGCCTACCGGATGCTCGGCTCGCTCAGCGAGGCGGAAGATGCCGTTCAGGAGGCCTGGTTCCGGCTCGACCGGACCTCCACCCGCGAGGTGGAGAACCTGGGCGGCTGGCTGACCACGGTGGTTGCCCGGGTCTGCCTGGACCAGCTGCGGGTCCGCCGGGCCCGGCGCGAGGAACCCCTCGGGGTGCGGGTGCCGGAACCGATCCTGAGCCCGCCCGAGGGGCTCGACCCGGAGCAGGAAGTGCTGCTGGCCGACTCGGTGGGGCTGGCGCTGCTGGTGGTACTGGAGCAGCTGGCGCCCGCCGAACGGCTGTCGTTCGTCCTGCACGACATGTTCGGTGTGCCGTTCGACGAGATCGCGCCCATCGTGGAGCGGAGCCCGGCGGCGGCCCGCCAGCTGGCCAGCCGGGCCCGCCGGCGGGTGCAGGGGGCGGCGCCGGTGCCGGACACGGATCTGATCCGGCAGCGCAGGGTGGTGGGGGCGTTCCTGTCGGCCTCCCGCAGCGGCGACTTCGAGGAACTGCTGACGGTGCTGGACCCGGAGGTGGTGTTGCGGGTGGACCTGGGGGAGGCGGGTGGCGGTGCTTCGCGGCTGGTGCGCGGCGCGGCGGCGGTGGCCCGGCAGGCGCTCACCTTCCAGCGGCTGTCGCCGTACGCGCGTCCGGCGCTGGTGAACGGGGCGCCGGGGGTGGTGACCATGCCGGAGGGCAAGCCGGTGGCGCTGATGGGCTTCACCGTCAGCGGGGGCAGGATTGTGGCGATCGACGTCCTGGCCGACCCGGCGCGACTGGAACGACTCGATGTGACGGTCTTGGAGGACTGA
- a CDS encoding GNAT family N-acetyltransferase, which translates to MSADIRSVTESELADWLRTVQTGFLSSPLVTDGDVAQRIKYNDLNRTVGAFDPDTGGCVATFRTFAQELTVPGGAVLPANAVSAVSVLPTHRRRGLLTRMMTADLAAAKERGDVLATLIAAEYPIYGRYGFGPATSTVEWEIDVARTGLDRRLPVPDDGGRIDLVDAAEARRTGPGLHGRLRAVTPGVVSRDERWWNLDTGLEALDSRPYKEKYFAVYRSADGEAQGYASYRSDEHWTDAKVPLNTVQVSDLLAVNPRAERALWHFLCSIDWVLKVRTGHRAPDDLVTQLLPDPRSARTLVSADLLWVRLLDVVRALRARTYEVPGQLVLEVEDPQGLAAGRYLLDAGAGTCGTTGAEPDLVLGVAELGALYLGDGSAARLAALGRVRELRPGAVALADAVFRTARRPWCPDIF; encoded by the coding sequence ATGAGTGCCGACATCCGTTCCGTCACAGAATCCGAGCTGGCCGACTGGCTGCGCACGGTACAGACCGGCTTCCTCTCCTCGCCTCTGGTCACGGACGGGGACGTCGCCCAGCGGATCAAGTACAACGACCTCAACCGGACGGTGGGGGCCTTCGACCCGGACACCGGCGGCTGTGTGGCCACGTTCCGGACGTTCGCGCAGGAACTCACCGTGCCCGGCGGTGCAGTGCTCCCCGCGAACGCGGTCTCCGCCGTCTCGGTGCTGCCCACGCACCGGCGCCGCGGCCTGCTCACCCGGATGATGACGGCGGACCTGGCGGCGGCCAAGGAGCGCGGCGACGTGCTGGCCACCCTCATAGCCGCCGAGTACCCGATCTACGGCCGGTACGGGTTCGGGCCCGCCACCTCGACGGTGGAATGGGAGATCGACGTCGCGCGTACCGGCCTGGACCGCCGCCTTCCGGTGCCCGACGACGGCGGCCGGATCGACCTGGTGGACGCGGCCGAGGCCCGCCGGACCGGCCCCGGACTGCACGGGCGGCTGCGGGCGGTGACCCCGGGCGTGGTCAGCCGCGACGAGCGGTGGTGGAACCTGGACACCGGTCTGGAGGCGCTCGACTCCCGCCCGTACAAGGAGAAGTACTTCGCCGTGTACCGCTCGGCCGACGGCGAGGCACAGGGCTACGCCTCCTACCGGTCCGATGAGCACTGGACGGACGCGAAGGTCCCGCTGAACACCGTGCAGGTCTCGGACCTGCTGGCGGTGAACCCGCGGGCGGAGCGCGCCCTGTGGCACTTCCTCTGCTCCATCGACTGGGTGCTGAAGGTCCGCACCGGCCACCGCGCCCCGGACGACCTGGTGACGCAGCTGCTGCCGGACCCGCGGTCGGCCCGCACGCTGGTCTCCGCGGACCTGCTGTGGGTGCGGCTGCTGGACGTCGTACGGGCGCTCCGGGCGCGGACGTACGAGGTGCCCGGGCAACTGGTGCTGGAGGTCGAGGATCCGCAGGGTCTGGCGGCCGGCCGCTACCTGCTCGATGCGGGCGCCGGCACCTGTGGGACCACCGGTGCCGAGCCGGACCTGGTGCTCGGCGTCGCGGAACTGGGCGCCCTCTACCTGGGCGACGGCTCGGCGGCCCGGCTGGCGGCGCTCGGCCGGGTGCGGGAGCTGCGGCCGGGGGCGGTGGCGCTGGCGGACGCGGTGTTCCGGACGGCCCGGCGGCCCTGGTGCCCGGACATTTTCTGA
- a CDS encoding AmfC protein, whose amino-acid sequence MNTSGTSAAAAAGPVSAVRPPAQRTPDVQPPGVLGLGLPELRALRRDAQRDEADLSYIRRILQGRIDILRAELARRTDQEGPAGREVPAVVVDRLSEILADAPSSRSVSARHVTLGTPQSEEFRLLAAEMLADVELSDLAARTDAELHDAMGRLVRYEQQVSRRRQQLQRTADDCSAEITRRYREGEAQVDDLLA is encoded by the coding sequence ATGAATACTTCTGGTACCTCTGCAGCTGCAGCCGCAGGCCCGGTGTCGGCGGTGCGCCCGCCCGCACAGCGCACCCCGGACGTCCAGCCGCCCGGGGTCCTCGGCCTCGGACTGCCCGAACTGCGGGCCCTGCGCCGGGACGCCCAGCGCGACGAGGCCGACCTGAGCTACATCCGCAGAATCCTGCAGGGCCGCATCGACATCCTGCGCGCCGAACTGGCCCGGCGGACCGACCAGGAGGGCCCGGCGGGCCGGGAGGTGCCGGCGGTGGTCGTGGACCGGCTGTCCGAGATCCTCGCCGACGCCCCCTCCAGCCGCAGCGTCTCCGCCCGCCATGTCACCCTCGGCACCCCGCAGAGCGAGGAGTTCCGGCTGCTGGCCGCCGAGATGCTGGCCGATGTGGAACTCTCCGACCTGGCGGCCCGTACCGACGCCGAACTCCACGACGCCATGGGCCGGCTGGTCCGGTACGAGCAGCAGGTGTCCCGGCGCCGGCAGCAGCTCCAGCGCACCGCCGACGACTGCAGTGCGGAGATCACCCGCCGCTACCGGGAGGGCGAGGCACAGGTGGACGACCTGCTCGCGTAA
- the dtd gene encoding D-aminoacyl-tRNA deacylase produces MRAVVQRVDGASVVVAGETVGEIVGEGLCVLVGVTHEDTPEKAAQLARKLWSLRILEGEKSCSDNGAPLLVISQFTLYGDARKGRRPTWNAAAPGDVAEPLVDEVVAQLRQLGATVETGRFGADMRVSLTNHGPFTVLLDL; encoded by the coding sequence ATGCGAGCAGTGGTGCAGAGGGTGGACGGCGCGAGTGTGGTCGTGGCCGGTGAGACCGTGGGCGAGATCGTCGGCGAGGGGCTGTGTGTGCTGGTGGGGGTGACCCACGAGGACACCCCGGAGAAGGCGGCGCAGCTGGCCCGCAAGCTGTGGTCGCTGCGGATCCTGGAGGGCGAGAAGTCCTGCAGTGACAACGGCGCGCCGCTGCTGGTGATCTCCCAGTTCACGCTCTACGGGGACGCCCGCAAGGGCCGCCGCCCCACCTGGAACGCGGCGGCCCCCGGGGATGTCGCGGAGCCGCTGGTGGACGAGGTGGTGGCGCAGCTGCGGCAGCTGGGCGCGACGGTGGAGACGGGCCGGTTCGGTGCGGACATGCGGGTCTCGCTGACCAACCACGGCCCGTTCACCGTGCTCCTCGACCTGTAA
- a CDS encoding YgfZ/GcvT domain-containing protein, whose product MTSPLLDLPGAVPAEGRDEGVAAHYGELYGEQRALADGRGFVDLSHRGVLTVTGPERLSWLHLLLTQHLTELPPGQATEALILSANGHIEHALYLVDDGETVWAHVEPDTVPALIDYLESMKFFYRVEVADRTADFAVVHLPAGSITELPGKYVVRETPAGRDVFLPRAELTGFAAAHGPAAGLLAYEALRVEAHRPRLGLETDHRTIPHELGWIGTAVHLQKGCYRGQETVARVHNLGKPPRRLVFLHLDGSEVLLPPHGTPVRLAADGPEGRQLGFVTTSVRHHELGPIALALVKRNVPVDAALLAGTTAAAQEVVVAP is encoded by the coding sequence ATGACCAGCCCTTTGCTTGATCTGCCCGGTGCCGTGCCCGCCGAAGGCCGTGACGAAGGCGTCGCCGCCCACTACGGAGAGCTGTACGGCGAACAGCGCGCGCTCGCGGACGGCCGCGGCTTCGTCGACCTCTCGCACCGCGGAGTCCTCACCGTCACCGGACCGGAGCGGCTGAGCTGGCTGCACCTGCTGCTCACCCAGCACCTCACCGAACTGCCGCCGGGGCAGGCCACCGAGGCGCTGATCCTCTCCGCCAACGGCCACATCGAGCACGCCCTCTACCTCGTCGACGACGGCGAGACGGTCTGGGCGCACGTGGAACCGGACACCGTGCCGGCGCTGATCGACTACCTGGAGTCGATGAAGTTCTTCTACCGGGTGGAGGTCGCGGACCGGACCGCCGATTTCGCCGTCGTACACCTGCCCGCCGGCTCCATCACGGAACTCCCCGGAAAGTACGTCGTACGGGAGACCCCCGCCGGCCGTGATGTGTTCCTGCCGCGCGCCGAGCTGACCGGCTTCGCCGCCGCCCACGGCCCCGCCGCCGGCCTCCTGGCGTACGAGGCGCTGCGCGTGGAGGCGCACCGGCCGCGGCTGGGCCTGGAGACCGACCACCGCACCATCCCGCACGAACTGGGCTGGATCGGTACCGCCGTGCACCTGCAGAAGGGCTGCTACCGCGGCCAGGAGACGGTCGCCCGTGTCCACAACCTGGGGAAGCCGCCGCGCCGCCTGGTCTTCCTCCACCTGGACGGCTCCGAGGTGCTGCTGCCGCCGCACGGGACGCCGGTACGGCTGGCCGCCGACGGCCCCGAGGGCCGCCAGCTGGGCTTCGTCACCACCTCGGTGCGCCACCACGAGCTCGGCCCGATCGCGCTCGCGCTGGTCAAGCGGAACGTGCCGGTGGATGCGGCGCTGCTGGCCGGGACGACCGCGGCGGCCCAGGAGGTCGTGGTCGCTCCCTGA
- a CDS encoding Fur family transcriptional regulator produces the protein MASTDWKSDLRQRGYRLTPQRQLVLEAVDALEHATPDEILVEVRKTASGVNISTVYRTLELLEELKLVSHAHLGHGAPTYHLADRHHHMHLVCRDCGDVIEAQQEIASEFIAKLHTTFGFETDMKHFAIFGRCRKCAAEHRDEQS, from the coding sequence GTGGCGAGCACCGACTGGAAGAGCGATCTGCGGCAGCGCGGCTACCGGCTGACACCGCAGCGCCAGCTTGTGCTGGAGGCCGTGGACGCCCTGGAGCACGCCACCCCGGACGAGATCCTCGTCGAGGTGCGGAAGACCGCCTCCGGGGTCAACATCTCCACCGTCTACCGGACGCTCGAGCTCCTCGAGGAGCTCAAACTGGTCTCGCACGCCCATCTCGGGCACGGGGCGCCGACGTACCACCTCGCCGACCGGCACCACCACATGCACCTGGTGTGCCGGGACTGCGGGGACGTCATCGAGGCCCAGCAGGAGATCGCCTCCGAGTTCATCGCGAAACTGCACACCACCTTCGGCTTCGAGACCGACATGAAGCACTTCGCGATCTTCGGCCGCTGTCGCAAGTGCGCCGCCGAACACCGGGACGAGCAGTCGTAG
- a CDS encoding FABP family protein, which yields MIQIPSDLNPGLVPLAFLLGTWEGAGVFDFPGEEKCNFGQEVVFSHDGRDFLEYVSHTWALDAEGKKVRPLESETGYWRIDEDRKVETVMVRDQGVVEVWYGELADRKPQIDLVTDAIARTAASGPYSGGKRLYGYVKGDLMWVGEKATPDVELRPYMSAQLKKVVTPEEVAEMARNLPDMPDDGIAFFR from the coding sequence ATGATCCAGATCCCTTCCGACCTGAACCCGGGCCTCGTGCCCCTCGCCTTCCTCCTCGGCACCTGGGAGGGCGCGGGCGTCTTCGACTTCCCCGGTGAGGAGAAGTGCAACTTCGGCCAGGAGGTCGTCTTCAGCCACGACGGCAGGGACTTCCTGGAGTACGTCTCGCACACGTGGGCGCTCGACGCCGAGGGCAAGAAGGTCCGCCCGCTGGAGTCCGAGACCGGCTACTGGCGCATCGACGAGGACCGCAAGGTCGAGACCGTGATGGTCCGCGACCAGGGCGTCGTCGAGGTCTGGTACGGCGAGCTCGCCGACCGGAAGCCGCAGATCGACCTGGTCACCGACGCGATCGCGCGCACCGCCGCATCCGGCCCGTACAGCGGCGGCAAGCGCCTCTACGGCTATGTGAAGGGCGACCTGATGTGGGTCGGGGAGAAGGCCACCCCGGACGTCGAGCTGCGCCCGTACATGTCGGCCCAGCTCAAGAAGGTCGTCACCCCGGAGGAGGTCGCCGAGATGGCGCGCAACCTCCCCGACATGCCGGACGACGGCATCGCCTTCTTCCGCTGA